The Streptococcus viridans genome contains the following window.
TGGTGGTATTCTAATATTTCAACCAAAAAATGATAGCACCAACTGCTACTACAGACAGAATCGCTACACTATCTAAGGCTTGCCATTTTAACTGCCTATAACGGCTTCTTCCCTCTCCACTTTTATAACCTCTTGCCTCCATGGCAATTGCAAGAGCATCTGCACGTTTAAAACTTGATGCAAACAAGGGAATTAAAATCGGTATAAAAGAGCGGATCTTCTGAAGGAGATTCCCTTCTCCAAAATCAACCCCTCTAGCTCTCTGTGCATTCATAATGCGAATCGTATCATCCATTAGAGTGGGGACGAAACGAAGGCTCATAGACAACATGAGTCCAATTTCATGAGCAGGAACTTTGATGATTTTAAATGGAGTTAACAACTTTTCTACGGCATCTGCTAAGCTTAAGGGCGTTGTTGTCAGTGTTAAAATCGTTGAAAATACAACAATGAGAATAAAACGACAAAAGATCACACCCGCTTGAGCAAGTCCTTTATCCGTTACAGTCAAAAAATAAAATTGAACTAAAGTCTTACCGCCAGTCGTCGCAAACAACTGAAAGAGTGTGGTGAAAGCAATGATAAAAACCATCGATTTCAGGCCATTAATAAAAAAACGGAAGGGGATCTTGGCACTCAAAATCAACGCAAAGGCCAATAAAAATAACAGGACATTCGTCAACACATTATTGGCCCAAAACAAAATAACAATTAACAAGAAAAGTCCTAGTAACTTCGCCCTTGGATCCATACGATGGAGAATGGAATTACCTGGTACATATCGTCCTAAAATCATACTATTCATGTCCAATTAACTCCTTAAACTCCTGTAAAGTGATTGGTAAAGTTGGCAAAGATAGTCCTTTTTGACGTAAGCGCCAAGCAAATTTCGTCACTTTCGGTACACCTAATTGTATGTTTTCTAATCCTTCTACATCCTGAAATACATCCCTTGGATGCCCAGACCTCACCATTCGTCCTTTTTCCAAAACATAAACAAGATTTGCGTATTCTGCCACATCTTCCATAGAATGACTAACAAGAACGATGGTCATCCCAGCTTGATGAAGTGACGCAAATAGCTTCATTAATTCCCGTCTACCTGACGGATCCAAACCAGCTGTCGGCTCGTCCAAGACCAAAATTTCAGGTTCCATCGCTAAAATGCCTGCAATAGCGACCCGTCTCATTTGCCCTCCAGACAATTCAAAGGGACTCCGTTCAAACAACTCTTCAGAAAGACCGACTAAGCGTAATTTTTCCTTAGCAATGCTCTCAGCTGATTCTTGGTCTACTCCAAAATTTTGAGGCCCAAATGCGACATCTTTTACAACAGTCTCAGCAAAGAGTTGACTTTCTGGAAATTGAAAGACGAGACCCACTTTTTTCCGAAGATCCTTTAGCTCTTTTTGAGAAGACTCAGAACTAATGCGCATATCATTCATTTGCACTTCCCCTCGACTGGGCAAAAGCAAACCATTTAATAATTGAAGGATGGTTGATTTTCCACTTCCAGTATGCCCAATTAGAGCTGTATAAGAACCGCTTGGGATTTCTATATTCACATCAAAAAGAACCGCTCCTTCAAAAGGAGTACCTTCTTGATAGGTATAACTAAGCTGTTTTAAAGCAATTCCCATAATAGTTTCTCTAGCTCTCCTTCAGTCTGATAGGTTTCTCCAACTGGAAAACCTTTTTGATGTAACATGCTGCGCAATCGATTGGCGAAAGGTTCTTCTAGTCCTATTTCATCCAGATCATCTCGAGAAAAGAGTTCTCTTGGAGTCAGATCCAAGGTCGCTTTTCCTTTTTCAAAAAGAATAACCCGATCACTTAGGGAAACTTCCTCTAAATCATGGGTAATAGAAATAACCGTTAACCCATATCGTTCTTTAACTTCTCGAACTGTACGAATTAGTTCTAGACGCCCTTCAGGATCCAACATACTGGTCGCTTCATCTAAAATGATGATTTTAGGTCGTAAAGCAATAATCCCGGCAATGGCCACTCGTTGCTTTTGTCCACCGGATAACCTAGCGGGTTCTCGATCTTTGAACTCATCCATGCGGACCATCTTCAAAGCTTCGTCTACTCGTTGCACCATTTCATCTCTTGGAATTCCTTGGTTCTCCAACCCAAACGCCACATCATCTTCAACTGTAGCCCCAACAAACTGGTTATCTGGATTCTGGAAAACCATGCCAATCTCACTACGTTTATCCCAAACATTTTCAGGAGTTAACAAATCTCCAGAAATATAGATTTGACCAGATTCCGGTTCCAACAAGCCATCAATCAAGCGGACCACTGTTGATTTACCACTTCCGTTATGTCCAATAATGGATAACCATTCACCATGTTTCACGTGAAACGAAATATCATTTAACTGATGGTTCTCATCTGTTTTTTGGTATTTAAATGTAAGATTTCGAACTTCTATAATATTATTCATTTATCTAAAGGTATCTTTAAAGAGGTAGGCACTGCCTTTAAAGTATTCATATCCAGAATAGACTGTAAAGATTAGCGCAACATAAAGCGTAATTTGGCCCAATAAATCCCAATGAAAGAGAAGGAAAATAATGGCAAACATTTGTGAGAAGGTTTTAATTTTCCCAGGCATCGCTGCTGGCAAAACAACTCCTCCTGTTTCAACCAATAACAGACGGAGGCCAGTAACAGCTAATTCACGGCAAATAATAACTGCTGTAATCCAAGCCGGAACCATCTTTAATTCAATCATCATGATAAAGGCAGACATGACAAGAAGCTTATCAGCCATAGGATCCGCAAATTTTCCAAAGTTACTAACAACTTTCCATTTACGAGCTAAATAACCGTCCAAATAATCGGTGATACTAGCAACTGCAAAGACAATAGCTGCTGCTACATGCCAACCATAACCTTTACCAAATATTAGCATCAAAATAAAAATAGGAATAAACACAATTCGAATCAGTGTTAAGGCATTTGGGATATTTTCTTTTTTCATTCTAGTCTCCTTACTAGTTTACATGATCATTTACATCTAATTGACAAAATCAACGTCGATTTAATTCGACAAAAACATCATTCCACTATTATCCCGTTATTTAGGGAAAATGATAAAGTCCGTCATATCACAAGCATTGACAAAATCTCGCCCAACCTTTACAACATCTTGTAAAGAAATACTCTGTAAAATTTTTGGAAGATCAAATAGATTTTCACCTGTCTCAATTGGATTAAATTGAGTCGCAATATAATCCAAGGAATTCAAACCGTGTAGAAAATCTCCAAACATTTCACTTTTAATCGTATCCAAATGCTCTTGGGTCACATCAGGGTCTTTCTCAAAATTCTTAATGGCCGTTCTGAACTGATGGGATATACTAACAGGTTCCGAGGTGTCCATCGTTAACATCACAAAGTGAAACGAAGACTCTACTTCAATTTCTAGTGTCAAGGAGTTGTCAAGTTTACCAACTTCATAAAGTGACTGAAATCGTTTAGATGTCCACCCAAACATCATAGCAAACAATAATTTGAGGATAATCTTATAGCGATACTGGTAAAGAGGAGGAATCTGATTTCTTCCACGAATGCCAATTGCTAATTTCGGTGAAGCAACTTCCATCCGACTTGTCTCATTTTGAACAACTGGATTTAAGTCCACGGGTGAGATATGAGGAAGAGGTTTTGAAGAGGTCTTCATCTCAAATTCAGAAACAAGATTAACAAGACTGTCAAGGTCAAAATTTCCGACAACCACTAGCTGCATATTAGATGGTTGGTAGAAATAATCGAAATTATCCTGTAAACTTTTTTCATCAATTTGGGAGAGAGAAGATACAGTACCTGCAATATCTTGGGCCAAGGGTGTATCTGGATAGAGATTTGCCAACGCCCTAAAGAATAATTGGTAGTCAGGACTATCTTGGTACATTTCGATCTCTTGTTGAATAATCAATTGTTCCTTCTTTAGAGAATCCTTTGAGAGATGAAGAGATTGTGTCATCTCCAGTAACAATCTCAGATTTTCATTGACATTCGAGGTGGTCGAAAAGAGATAGCTAGTTTGTGTAAAGCTAGTAAAGGCATTACTTTCAGCTCCCAGCTTTACAAAATGCTGTAAATAATCTTGACCGTCTTGATCTTCAAATAATTTATGTTCAAGAAAATGTGCAATCCCTGCTGGAAATTCTTTTATTCCCTCTACTCCATCTACTGTAAATCTTGTGTCAATAGAACCGAATTTAGTAGAAATGATTGCATAGCTTTCATTAAAATCCGCTTTTGGAATTAAATATAACTTCAATCCATTTTGGAGACTTGTCTGATAAACACATTCTCCAACAGCTGGATAATCTATTTTCTCCAAATCTTTCTTTATCATTCTCTTCCTTCCATAAAATAGACCGCTTGTAATTTGAGTGATTTGGCAACAGCCATAATTTCTTCTTTCGTCACCAGTTGAATAGCTTGGATCCAATCATCAATTGACAAGAACTGTTTTCCTAAAATAGAGTGTAAATAAGCTCTTTCAATCAAGGTGCCAGGTCGATCCTGCGACAATTTTGCAGCATTTATAATCATTTCTTTTGTCAAGCGCAGCTCTTCACTTGTAAACTTCCCTCTCTTCAAGTCACTCACTTGACGGCTCATCAGGGTCATGGTCCGGGTTCGATTTTTTCGATCAATCCCCGCATAGATCCGCATAAAATGAGAAAAAATATCAAAATGGCTAGAGATGGTATAAGCCAACCCTTCTTTTTCTCGAATGACTGTAAACAATTTCGAGTGAGAGAAAGCGCCCAGTAAACCATTTAAAACAATCAAAGCAAAATGCTCTTTTTCTCCATACTGAACAGGAAAATGATAACCTAACTCTAAAATAGATTGATGAGTTTCTCTTTGCTCAAGTCCTTCTCTGACAACATTTGAAAAAGATTGGGCATAAAAAAGATTGACATAAGATTTACGAGGTTGTAAACCAAATTCACTAATCTTTTCAATGACCGCTAGTTCATTGAAATCACCCATAAAGAAAAAGTCAATCAGATTTGTTTGAAGCATTTCTTGAAATGCTTGATAAGCTGACCCTTCATCCTCGTTCTGAATCTGCTGGACACTTCCATACTTGCTTAGTTTCATATCAGCTTGATCATAAAACAACCGATTCAATTGTTGGTGGGCATAATAATAATGATTTTCAATTTCTGCTTCTAGTTCTGTAATGAGATTTTTTTTCTCTACTGAAAAAGTTTCTGAATGAAAAGAGCCATCTTCTGCAAGAGGAGCATTCAGAGATACCTTTAATAAATCCAACATCTGATCTGTCAAGACATTTTTCTTGCTCAAAAAAGCATCACGGACATAAGATAAATTAATATCAATGTAGTGCATTTGACCGCGTTTTGAAACAGAAGTAGAAAAATTTGCTCCATACAAGTTCGCCAACTGCTCTCTAAATTGCTGTGAAGTTGGGTAAAGTTGATTGGCTGTTTCGATCATGCGTGAGGCTAGAACTCGTCCTGCTATTGTTTCTTCAGAAAGAGGGGCCGAGAACCGCACTTTTATCTCATTGGTCTTAAATTTTTCTGATTTCATAAAATGGATTCGAACACCAGTAACTAATTCCATCGTCATCCTCGTTCTAACAAATATTACTCTTCATTATATCATGAAATCCCCGTAAAATCTTTCCCAGACAGATTAAAAAACGTTTACACTAACTCGCCCTATTTTAGGTTTTTCATCCTTTTGTGGTATAATAACTATCATTGAGGTGAACTGTGAACTATGAACTATAAACTTTTTGATGAATTTATCACACTACAAGCTCTATTTAAAGAACTGGGAATCATCCAAAGCGGTGGAGCTATCAAAGCCTTTTTACATGAAAATCAAGTAGAGGTCAATGGAGAAGTGGAAACCAGAAGAGGACGTAAGTTACGAGTCGGAGATACAATCGAAGTAATTGGTGAGAAGGAAGTCATAACACTGACAGAACCTAGTCCAGAAGAAATTGAAGACTACCAAGCGGACAAGCTAGAAAAAGAACGCGTTGCTCAATTAGTGAAGAAATTAAATAAAGAACAGAAACAAAATAAAGATTCTAAACCTAAAAAAGAAGAGAATAAGCGGAAGCCTGTTCGTTTCCCAGGAACATAATATGTGGCTTAAATCCATACACATTCAGAAATTTCGAAATTACAAAGAAGTAAATCTTCAATTCCACTCTCGTTTGAATATTTTCTTAGGCCAAAATGCTCAAGGAAAAACCAATCTCCTCGAATCCATCTACTTTTTAGCCTTGACCCGCAGCCATCGGACCCGTTCCGATAAAGATCTAATTCATTTTCAAGAGGAACAATTTACTGTTTCAGGGGTCCTAGAAAAAAAGACCGGCTCAATCCCTTTAGAAATTTCTTTATCCTCAAAAGGACGAGTCACTAAAGTAAACCACTTAAAACAAAGCAAGTTATCAACCTATATCGGTAACATGAATGTGGTTCTCTTTGCTCCAGAGGATTTACAACTTGTTAAAGGCTCACCCGCTCTTCGCCGCAAGTTTATTGATATTGATTTAGGCCAGATGAAACCTGTCTATCTATCGGATTTAACAGCTTATCATCATGTTTTAAAGCAGCGAAACAGTTACTTAAAAACATCCAACACAGTAGACCCAACCTTTTTAGATGTTTTGGATGAGCAATTAGCAGATTATGGTAGCCGGGTCTGCATCCATCGGAAAGATTTTCTTAAAAAATTAGAAGACTTTGGGCAAGAGAAACATTTTGAAATTTCCAATCAAACTGAAAAACTATCTATTCGGTATGATTCCTCCATTCCTTTTCAAGATGAGGAGACACTTCGCCAAACCTTTATCACCTTGCTTCGAGAAAATCGGACAAAAGATCTCATCAAAAAAACAACCAGTGTTGGTCCTCACCGAGATGACATTAGCTTTTACATCAATGATATGAATGCGACTTTTGGTAGCCAAGGGCAGCACCGCAGTGTTGTTCTTTCCTTAAAATTGGCAGAGATTTCATTAATTGAATCCTTGACAAATGAAAAGCCGATTTTACTCTTAGACGATGTTATGAGTGAACTTGACAACAATCGTCAACTACATTTACTAGAAGTTATCTCTCGTGACATCCAAACGTTTATTACAACTACAACTCTAGACCACCTAAAAGACTTGCCTGAGGACTTAAAAATCTTCAATATCCAATCAGGTCAAGTTGACGAATAATTAACAAAGTTGTCAATTTTGATTGACAACTTTTTGACACAATAAAAGTGTGAAATCATAAGATTTCACACTTTTATTTTTTTATTGAACAGAGTAGTTTGGTGCTTCATTGGTAATTTGGACATCGTGTGGGTGGCTTTCTTTCAAACCTGCCCCAGACATTTCAACAAATTGTGCATTTTCATGCAATTCTTGAAGGTTGGCAGCTCCAACATAGCCCATACCAGAACGGATACCACCAATCATTTGGAAGACGATATCGGCTGCTGAACCCTTATAAGCAACCCGACCTTCGATTCCTTCTGGCACCAATTTGTTGGCTTCATTAACAGAACCTTGGAAGTAGCGGTCGCTTGAACCTTTTTTCATTGCTGCAATAGATCCCATACCACGATAAGTCTTGAACTTACGTCCTTGGAAGATTTCAGTTTCACCTGGTGCTTCATCTGTTCCTGCAAACATAGATCCAAGCATGACTGCATGACCACCAGCAGCAAGGGCTTTTACAATATCTCCAGAATACTTGATCCCACCGTCAGCAATGATTGTTTTCCCATATTCACGCGCAACAGCAGCTGCGTCATAAATCGCTGTAACTTGAGGAACTCCGACACCAGCAATCACACGAGTTGTACAGATTGAACCAGGTCCAATCCCTACCTTAACCACGTCAACACCTGCATCATAGAGAGCACGCGCTCCCTCAGCTGTAGCAATATTACCTGCAATCAAGGTGCGATCTGGGAAATGAGCGCGAATTTCAGCGATTTTACGAAGAACACCTGCAGAATGACCATGGGCTGTATCGATGACAATGGCATCCGCACCAGCTTCAAACAATGCTTCCGCACGCTCAAAAGTGTCAGATGTAACTCCGACAGCACCTGCTACTAAAAGACGACCAAATTCGTCTTTCGCTGCATTTGGAAACTCGATAACTTTTTCAATATCCTTAATGGTAATCAAACCTGACAAACGACCATTTTCATCCACCAACGGTAATTTTTCAATACGGTGTTCTTGAAGGATTCGTTCAGCTGTTTCTAAATCTGTACCAACTGGTGCAGTTACTAGATTTTCACTAGTCATATGATTTGAAATTGGTTGATCATAATCAGAAATAAAACGTAGGTCACGGTTGGTCAAAATCCCAACTAGTTTACGATTTTCCAAGGTTTCAACCACAGGTACACCACTGATCCGGTAACGTCCCATAAGTTCGTCTGCCTCAGCAATGGTATGTTCAGGTGTTAAGAAAAATGGGTCAATGATAACGCCGTTTTCAGAGCGTTTTACTTTACGAACTTCATCTGCTTGTTGGGCAATGGACATATTTTTATGAATAACCCCAAGTCCTCCAGCACGGGCAATGGCAATAGCCATTTGGCTTTCAGTGACTGTATCCATCGCAGCTGTGATGATTGGGATATTCAACACAAGGTTATCCGCCAATTTTGTACGAAGATCTGCATCGTTTGGTAATACATGACTTTCAGCTGGAATGAGCAATACATCATCGAAGGTATAACCTTTTTTCAAAAATTTAGTGTCCCAATTTGACATTCCCATTTTCCTCTTTTCTTTCTTTTTGAGCCAAGCTCGTCTTTTTTGATTGATAATATCATACCATTCTAATATAATTTGTCAATCATTTGTACAATATTTCAAAAAGAGGTGTTGGAACCTCTTTTGAATCAGTTATTTTATTGGATCATCTCAAAATCAAGAGCTTACTTGAAATAGTTTAATCCCATAGCAGATTTGACTTGATCAAGCGTTTCTGCTGCAACCGAACGGGCTACTTCACTACCTTTTTGAAGCATATCATAAACTTGTCCCATATCTTTAGCAAATTCAATCCGTCGTTCGCGAATAGGTCCCAACTCTCTTTCAAGAATCTCTAACAAATAGCGTTTGGTTTTAACATCTCCTAAACCACCCCGTTGGTAATGGTCTTTCATTTCTTGAATGGTCGCTTGATCTTCTTCTTTTCCAAACACATCCAAATAATGGAAAACCATATTTCCTTCGATTTTCCCTGGATCTTCGACACGAATATGCTCAGGATCTGTATACATACTCATGACCTTTTTCTTCAAGGTGTCCATATCATCGGCTAAATAAATACCATTTCCAAGAGATTTAGACATCTTAGCATTCCCATCCAAGCCAGGCAAACGACCCGCGGCCTCATTTTCTGGGAAAATTCCTTCCGGTTCAACCAAAACATCGCAATGATACGCATGATTAAAAGAACGAACAATTTCACGAGTTTGCTCAATCATGGGCTTTTGATCAGTTCCAACAGGCACGAGATTGGCTTTAAAAGCGGTAATATCTGCAGCTTGGGAAACAGGATAAACCAAGAAACCAGATGGAATAGACTCTCCGAATCCTTTTTGGGCAATTTCTGTCTTAACGGTTGGGTTTCGTTCCAAACGTGAAACAGAGACCAAATTCATGTAATACATGGTCAATTCCGCTAGCTCAGGGATTTGACTTTGAATAAAAATAGTTGATTTCTTTGGATCTAAACCAGCTGCTAAATAATCTAGAGCAACATTTCCAATAGACTCAACAATGGTTTGTGGATCTTTAGCATGATCCGTTAGGGCTTGCTGATCGGCTAAAAAGACAAACATCTGGTACTTGTCTTCATTTTGCATAAGAACTCGATTCTTCAACGAACCGACATAGTGTCCAATATGGAGTTTCCCAGTTGGGCGATCTCCAGTTAAAATAATCGGCTTGGTCATTTTTCTTCCTCCCTGAAGTACAAAATAAAAGCCCACGCATAGCAAAAACTATGCGAGGGCGTCTGAGACACGGTGCCACCTCACTTAGAACAGCATATGCTGTTCTCTCTGACTCATCACAAATGAGTTGCACATAAGGCCTGCTAGCCGAATCTCTATTGGTTAAGATTCTATTTGAACATCAGTCCATTTCATTCTGTTTCGTTGCTTATTTTCAGCAACCATAAGCTCTCTAAAAAACGAATACAGATTACTCTTCTGATTGCTTTTCATTATATAATGACATCAAAGGAAAGTCAAGCTCTTCAACCTTTTCTACAGACTAAATGACTTCCTCCAATGTATAAGGGTATTCATTGAAAAATCAAGCGTTTTCTAGTAAAATAGGCTTATATAGACAGAAAAAGAGGAGAACAATACGTGCTAACAGTTACAGACGTCTCACTACGTTTTAGTGATCGTAAACTTTTTGATGATGTCAACATCAAATTTACAGAAGGAAATACCTATGGTTTGATTGGGGCCAATGGTGCTGGAAAATCAACCTTTTTAAAAATCTTAGCTGGGGATATTGAACCGACAACTGGTCATATTTCTCTTGGACCAGACGAACGTCTTTCTGTTCTTCGTCAAAATCACTTTGACTACGAAGATGAGCGTGCCATTGATGTCGTTATCATGGGAAATGAAAAACTTTATAGCATCATGAAGGAAAAAGATGCTATCTATATGAAGGAAGATTTTTCAGATGAAGACGGTGTCCGCGCAGCAGAACTTGAAGGAGAATTCGCTGAACTAGGTGGTTGGGAAGCGGAAAGTGAAGCTTCACAACTCCTCCAAAATCTGAATATTCCAGAAGAGCTCCACTACCAAAATATGAGTGAACTAGCAAATGGAGATAAAGTGAAAGTCCTCCTAGCCAAAGCTCTCTTTGGTAAACCAGACGTCCTTCTTTTGGACGAGCCGACCAACGGTCTTGATATTCAATCTATTACCTGGTTAGAAGATTTCTTGATTGATTTCGAGAATACCGTTATCGTTGTATCCCACGACCGTCACTTCTTGAATAAAGTATGTACCCACATGGCCGACCTAGACTTTGGAAAAATCAAACTCTATGTTGGTAACTATGATTTCTGGAAAGAATCATCTGAGCTAGCTGCCAAGTTGTTAGCAGACCGGAATGCCAAAGCAGAAGAAAAAATCAAACAATTACAAGAATTTGTGGCTCGTTTCTCTGCTAATGCGTCAAAATCAAAACAGGCAACTTCGCGTAAAAAGATGCTTGACAAGATTCAGTTAGAAGAAATTGTCCCATCTAGCCGAAAATACCCATTTATCAGCTTTAAAGCGGAGCGAGAAATTGGGAATGATCTGTTGACAGTAGAGAACTTATCTGTAAAGATTGACGGTGAAACTATTCTTGACAACATCAGCTTCATCTTACGTCCAGGTGACAAGACAGCTCTTATCGGACAAAACGACATCCAAACAACTGCCTTGATCCGCGCTATTATGGGTGAAATCGAATATGAAGGAACTGTCAAGTGGGGAGTTACAACGAGTCGCTCTTACTTACCAAAAGACAATTCAGCTGACTTTGCAGGTGGCGAGTCAATTCTTGACTGGCTCCGTCAATTCGCAAGTAAAGAAGAAGATGACAATACCTTCCTTCGTGGTTTCCTCGGACGCATGCTCTTTTCTGGAGACGAGGTTAACAAGCCTGTCAACGTCTTGTCAGGGGGAGAAAAAGTGCGCGTGATGCTTTCAAAACTCATGCTTTTGAAGTCAAACGTTCTTGTACTTGACGATCCTACAAATCACTTGGATTTGGAATCTATTTCAAGCTTGAACGATGGATTGAAAAACTTCAAAGAATCGATTATCTTTGCCAGTCACGACCATGAGTTTATTCAAACTCTTGCCAACCATATCATTGTTCTTTCAAAAAATGGTGTCATTGACCGGATTGATGAAACCTATGATGAATTCTTAGAAAACCAAGAAGTTCAAGCAAAAGTTAAAGAACTTTGGAAAGACTAAGAAATCACTCCAAAGAATCAAAAACCCTGAAACCCTTGTTTCAGGGTCTTTCAATAGACTATATGAAATTTAAAAAATATCTATCACACCCCATCATTGTTTACTTTACAGCTTTTTTACTTCCCTTTACAATCTTATTTTTCGTCTATCTCAGTCAGGGTATTTATTGGGGGAGTGAAACTTCTCCTTTATTAGGTGATGGCTTTCATCAATACGTTATTTTCGACGTTACCTTACGAAATATTTTACACGGAACCGACAGCCTCCTTTACAGCTTTACAAGTGGACTCGGCTTAAATTTTTACGCTCTTTCCAGCTATTACTTAGGAAGTTTTCTATCTCCCTTTGTCTTCTTCTTTGACAGTTTATCCATGGTTGATTCCGTCTATCTCTTTACACTGATAAAAATAGGCTTGATTGGGTTGTCAACTTATTATTCCATTAAGGGAATCTATCCTAAACTCCAGCAATTCTTGATTCTTTCACTGTCAACTTTGTTTGCGTTAATGAGTTTCTCCATCAGTCAGATTGAAATCAAAACCTGGCTCGATGTCTTCATTTTAGCTCCGCTCATTCTCTTAGGTTTACACCGTTTGATGATTCAAAAGAAGCGCGTTCTCTACTTTACAAGCTTGACTATCCTCTTCATCCAAAATTATTATTTTGGATTTATGATGGCTCTTTTCTTAACTTTATGGTATT
Protein-coding sequences here:
- a CDS encoding ATP-binding cassette domain-containing protein, with the translated sequence MLTVTDVSLRFSDRKLFDDVNIKFTEGNTYGLIGANGAGKSTFLKILAGDIEPTTGHISLGPDERLSVLRQNHFDYEDERAIDVVIMGNEKLYSIMKEKDAIYMKEDFSDEDGVRAAELEGEFAELGGWEAESEASQLLQNLNIPEELHYQNMSELANGDKVKVLLAKALFGKPDVLLLDEPTNGLDIQSITWLEDFLIDFENTVIVVSHDRHFLNKVCTHMADLDFGKIKLYVGNYDFWKESSELAAKLLADRNAKAEEKIKQLQEFVARFSANASKSKQATSRKKMLDKIQLEEIVPSSRKYPFISFKAEREIGNDLLTVENLSVKIDGETILDNISFILRPGDKTALIGQNDIQTTALIRAIMGEIEYEGTVKWGVTTSRSYLPKDNSADFAGGESILDWLRQFASKEEDDNTFLRGFLGRMLFSGDEVNKPVNVLSGGEKVRVMLSKLMLLKSNVLVLDDPTNHLDLESISSLNDGLKNFKESIIFASHDHEFIQTLANHIIVLSKNGVIDRIDETYDEFLENQEVQAKVKELWKD
- the trpS gene encoding tryptophan--tRNA ligase — its product is MTKPIILTGDRPTGKLHIGHYVGSLKNRVLMQNEDKYQMFVFLADQQALTDHAKDPQTIVESIGNVALDYLAAGLDPKKSTIFIQSQIPELAELTMYYMNLVSVSRLERNPTVKTEIAQKGFGESIPSGFLVYPVSQAADITAFKANLVPVGTDQKPMIEQTREIVRSFNHAYHCDVLVEPEGIFPENEAAGRLPGLDGNAKMSKSLGNGIYLADDMDTLKKKVMSMYTDPEHIRVEDPGKIEGNMVFHYLDVFGKEEDQATIQEMKDHYQRGGLGDVKTKRYLLEILERELGPIRERRIEFAKDMGQVYDMLQKGSEVARSVAAETLDQVKSAMGLNYFK
- the guaB gene encoding IMP dehydrogenase, whose product is MSNWDTKFLKKGYTFDDVLLIPAESHVLPNDADLRTKLADNLVLNIPIITAAMDTVTESQMAIAIARAGGLGVIHKNMSIAQQADEVRKVKRSENGVIIDPFFLTPEHTIAEADELMGRYRISGVPVVETLENRKLVGILTNRDLRFISDYDQPISNHMTSENLVTAPVGTDLETAERILQEHRIEKLPLVDENGRLSGLITIKDIEKVIEFPNAAKDEFGRLLVAGAVGVTSDTFERAEALFEAGADAIVIDTAHGHSAGVLRKIAEIRAHFPDRTLIAGNIATAEGARALYDAGVDVVKVGIGPGSICTTRVIAGVGVPQVTAIYDAAAVAREYGKTIIADGGIKYSGDIVKALAAGGHAVMLGSMFAGTDEAPGETEIFQGRKFKTYRGMGSIAAMKKGSSDRYFQGSVNEANKLVPEGIEGRVAYKGSAADIVFQMIGGIRSGMGYVGAANLQELHENAQFVEMSGAGLKESHPHDVQITNEAPNYSVQ